Below is a window of Pseudodesulfovibrio sp. 5S69 DNA.
AACGGATGTTTTTGCGATGCACGGCCTGTGGCCGAGCGGGTGGCGGAAATCACCGGATATCGCTTGGTTGAGGATCGGGAGATCGTTGCCGATGCCGCCCGTCTCTCGGGCCTGAACAAGGCGATGATTGCCGGAATGTTCAGTGTGGAAGCGGGCGAATTCGGCATGAACGGGCCGGACCGGAACCAGGTCGTCAGTTGGTTGCGGCATGCCGTTGCTCGGAAGTTGGCTAATGAGAAGAACCTGGTATTCTGGGGCTATACGGCCCTCCTGGCACCTCGTGATTGCGGGAATATCCTCAGCGTCTGCCTGGTCAACGAGACCAACGACAGGGTATGGACGGCTTGCCGGGATGGCGAGCTTACCGAGCCCGAGGCACGGGAGTTCATGGCTGCCGACGACCGCGTGCGCGGAGAATGGGTGGTCTGCGTTACAGAACGCAACGATCCGTGGTCCGAAGCCCTTTACGACATGATCGTTCCGGTGGGGGCGCTCGGGGTCCGGCAGAGCGCGTACCTCATCGTCGAGCAGTTGGCCAACGCCATGGTCAGAGATTCGGCGGCCGACAGGGCGCGTCTGGAGGATTTTGGGCTGGCGGCCGAAGTACAGGCGGAACTGGCGCGCCATGGACATGACGTAGCCGTGTCCGCACGGGCCGGAGCGCTGACCCTGAGCCTTGAGAGCCATGACTCGACGCTCAAGAACGGCACCCGCTGTCTGTTCGACAAGGTCTCGGAATTCAAAGGGGTTCGGGGCGTAGAGATCGGCACCGGCCAGCGCTATAACCCCAACGACGTTTTTCAGCGCGCGGCCTGCGACCGCCCGCATTTCGCCGGGGAGGCGTTCGAAGACGCTGAATGCCTGTCGGCCGGAGCGGAGGACATCGCTTTGACCGAGACCATCCGCGCGCATCTTCCCTATGACGCCTGGGGCGTGTCCGTGTTCGTCAAGGACGGCTTCGTTTCCCTGGCCGTCAACGATCACGGCAAGCTGCTGGATCGGATGGCCCGGCGCATCTGCGGCCTGGCAACGGCCATGGACGGCGTGACGGGCGTGGAATTCGGCATCGGCCGGGAGTATCACCAGGGCGCAGCCTGTGCCCGAATCCGCCGTGAAAGGTGCCTGGCGGTGCTCGCGGACGACAAGCGCAAGTTCGTCCCGACGCTGTCTCCGCGCCTGCGCCAAGGCGGCGAGATGGGTTCCTTTGCCCTGTATGACGGGAAGAGCGCGTTTTTCACCATGGATGAGCACGACCCCGAAGTGGTCCTGCTCGACATGCCCACCTCCCACGGGACCGACGTGTTGCGCCAGTTCAAGCGGGATCATCCGGAGACTGAGGTCCTGGTCCTTTCGGGCCGGGAGGGTGACGATCATGAGGCGTGCCTGAACCTGGGGGCATTCGCCTGCCTGAAAAAACCGGTGAACACCGCCGCCCTGAGCGAGACCATCCGCGCCGCCTGCGAAAAGTATCGCTCGATTTCCTGCCCGTGATCCGGGCAGCCATCCGAACAAACCACGTCCGAACAACTGGTTTTCAAGCCGTTGACGGAGGAGCGGACGCTCCTCCGTGGAGATTGTCTGCGGTCCGGAGCCGGGATTCGGGGACGCATGTCGGCTGAGCTGGGAGAGTTTTTTAATGAAATTGGATTGTCTCTTTTCTGAATAGTTTTTCAAAGGATATGAGTGTGAAAGTTTTAAACTATGATTTCAAGCACCTCCGTGGAGACGTCTGTGGAGGATTGACCGCCGGCATCGTGGCACTGCCCCTTGCGCTGGCATTCGGAGTGGCCTCGGGAGCCGGAGCCGCGGCAGGCCTGTACGGGGCCATCGCCCTCGGCCTTTTTGCCGCCGTGTTCGGCGGTACGCAGACCCAGATATCCGGCCCCACCGGCCCCATGACCATCGTGGCCGCATCGGCCGTTGCCGCCTTCCCCGGCCATCCGCAGTACATCATCGCCGTGTTCCTGATCGCGGGGCTGGGGCAGATCGTGCTCGGCTCGGCCCGGCTGGGGACCTTTGTTCGGTTCATCCCGTACCCCGTGGTCTCCGGGTTCATGAACGGCATCGGCGTGATCATCATTCTGCTACAGTTGGAACCGCTCCTCGGCCTGCCCTCGGTCAGTTCGCCCATGGCCGCCTTGCTGGGGCTAGGGTCCGCCCTGGGCAGCATCCAGATGCAGTCGCTCATGCTCGGCGTCCTGACCATCGCCATCGTTTTTCTGGTTCCCGCCCGGATCACCCGCGTGGTGCCGTCCCCGCTCATCGCCCTGCTGGTCGGGACGGCCATCGCCTGGGAAGGACATTTCGACGTGGCCATGATCGGCGCCATCCCGTCCGCCTTGCCTCATCCGACCATGCCGGGCTTCGAGGCCTCGCAGGTGGGCCGGATCGTCGGGCTCGGCCTGGCCCTGGCCGTGCTCGGCACCATCGACTCCCTGCTGACCTCGGTGGTGGCGGACTCCCTGACCCGCAAGAAGCATGATTCCAACCGCGAACTCATCGGGCAGGGCATCGGCAACATGATTTCCGCCATCCTGGGCGGCCTGCCGGGAGCGGGCGCGACCATGCGCACCGTAGTGAACATCAAGGCCGGCGGCACCACGCGGGTTTCCGGCGTGATCCACGCCGCGCTGCTCCTGGCCATCCTGCTGGGGCTGGGTCCCCTGGCCTCCCATATCCCCATGGCCGTGCTCGCGGGCATCCTGGTCAAGGTCGGCGTGGACATCATCGACTACCGCCTGCTGTCCTTGGTGAAGCGGGCGCCGCGCACCGACCTGCTGGTCATGGTCGTGGTCTTCGGGGTCACGGTCTTCATCGACCTCATCGTGGCCGTGGGGGTGGGCGTCACCTTGGCCGCCGCCATGGTCGCTGTGCGTACCGCCCGCCAGTGCAGCGTTTCGGTCTCGGAAGTGGAGGATCGGCCACTGGACGATCTGGCCGAAGACGCCATTCAGCGGGAGACGGATTACCGCATCCAGGTCGTGACCATCCGCGGACCGTTCTTCTTCGGCACCACGGCCAACATGCAGGACAAGTTCTCTTCCATGCTCGGCACCCAGGTCTTGGTGGTCAATTGCCTAGACGTGCCGTTCATGGACATCTCGGCGGTCTTCGCCCTGGGCGAGACCATTGAGAAATTGCAGGCGGCCAGGATCACCGTGCTGCTGGCGGTGACCGCCGAACAGCGGGAGAGCCTCCAAAAGCTGGGCATGGGCAAGCTGCTCGCGCCCGACGCCTACTACGGCAGCCACGAGGCGGTCCTGGCCGCCGCACGCAAGCTCCTGGCGCAACGGCATCAGCGGGAATCCATGGTTCCCCGCATCAGTGGGGCGGCCTCATAGGCCGCCGCCCATACTCTCTTTTAACGACGCATGGGTTGCGGCCAACCGGCCGCAACCCTTTTCTTTTTCGTATATGATCATCTTGTGATCAGGACGGGAAGGGCACAAAAAAAGGGGAACCGCGCGAGTGCGGTTCCCCTTTGTCTTCTCAATGGAGAGGGGGACTATGCCTTGGAGTCGAGATACGCCTTGAAGGCGGGCGCGCCGGGCTTGCCTGCCGTTGTAGTCACGCCGTTCAGCCATTTTTCGTACATCTCGGGATGGGCCTTGAGCCAGACGAGCCCCGCCTTGGCCAGGCCGAGGGAGGCGTCTTTGTGCACCGAAGTCATGATCTGGTTCATCATGGCAACCGGGAATGTCATATTGTTAAATAATTTAGAAATGTTGGGGTTATCCTGTTCCAGACCTTTACGGATGTTCGTCCATACGGTGGCCGTGCCGTCGTTGGCCCCGAAGGTCGCATCGGTGCTGCCGGTCAGGTAGGTCATGTCGATACGCTCGTTCATGCTGTGCGGAGCCCAGCCGAGGAACACGATCCATTTGCGGTTGGCGGCATAGGCCTGGACCTGGGAGAGCATGGCCACTTCGCTGGACGCAACCAGCTTGAATTTGCCCAGTCCGAACATGTTCTTGTCGATCATGTTCTGGATGATCTGGTTGCCGTCGTTGCCCGGTTCGATGCCGTAGATCTTCCAGTCCAGCTTGTCGCCGAACTTGGCGATGTCACTGAAATCCTTGAGCCCGGCCTGAGCGCAGAAGGTGGGCACGGCCAGGGTGTACTTGGCCCCGGGCATGTTGGCTACGTATTTGATGACCTTGCCGCTATCGAAGAATTTGTTGGCGATGGTCGCCATGGAGGGCATCCAGTTGCCGAAGAATACGTCGGCGTCTCCGTTGGCCAGGGCGGAGTAGGTGATGGGCACGGAAAAGACTTTATTTTCGGCCCGATAGCCTAGGCTTTTGAGGACATCGACCGCGATCTCGGATTTGATGGTCACGCCGGTCCAGGACACGCTGGCCACAGTGATCTTGTCGGCTGCGCGCGCGGGGATGGTGGAGCAGAATATGGTTGCGATGAAGAGTAAGGCGACGGCGAGTCGCCTGAAGCCGGAAGACATTAAACCTCCTTGGTTGGGATTGGCGGGAGCGGTCGCACTGATTATTCGGCCTTCACGCCGAACCAGTCGAGAGCTTTGGTGGCGTGGTTGCGATATATGTGTTTGATCTCAGTGTATTCTTCGAGGCCGACGGCGCCCAGTTCGCGGCCGAGGCCGGATTGCTTGTAGCCGCCCCAGGGGGCCTGAACGAAATAGACGTTGAAGTCGTTGACCCAGATCGTCCCGAAGCGGAGCCGCTTGGAGACCCGCTCGATGCGGTCTGGGTCCCGTGTCCAGAATCCGGCGGACAGGCCATAGATCGTGGAGTTGGCACGTTCGACTGCCTCGTCTTCGCTGGAGAATCTTTCCACGGTGATAACCGGACCGAAGACTTCCTCCTGGACGATCCGCATGTCGTTGGTGCAACCGGTGAACAGAGTGGGCAGGTAGAAGAATCCGCCCGCCAGCGCGGGGGCGTCCGGCCGCGACCCGCCGAGCTCAAGGATCGCGCCTTCCTGCCTGGCGATGTCCACGTAGCCCTCGACTTTGGCTAGGTGTTCGGCAGAGATGAGCGGCCCCATCTGGGTCCCTTCGTCAAAACCGTTGCCCATCTTGATGTGGGCCATACGTTCGCGCAGGGTCTCGACGAACCGGTCGTGGATGCCGTTCTGGACCATGACCCGCGCCCCGGCCGAGCAAATTTGCCCGGCGTGGAAAAAAACGCCGTTCAAGGCATAGTCCACGGCCAGGTCCAGGTCCGCGTCGTCGAAGATTATGTTCGGATTCTTGCCGCCCAGCTCCAGGGCGACCTTCTTTACGTTCACGGCGGCCGCCCGCATGATGGTCTTGCCCGTGGCGATGCCCCCGGTGAAGGAGATGAGATCCACGTCCACGTTCTCGGACAACTCCGCGCCGACTTCCGCGCCGGGCCCGAGGACCGTGTTGACCACGCCGTGCGGAAAACCGGCCTCTTCGGCCAGTTCCGTGACTTTGAGGGTGGTCAAGGGAGTGATTTCACTTGGTTTCATGACGATGGTGCACCCGGCGGCCAGGGCCGGGGCCATCTTCCAGGAGGCCTGGAGCAGGGGGTAGTTCCACGGCGATATCTGGCCGCAGACTCCGACCGGCTCGCGAACCAGGGTGCTGGTGGAATCCGGGATGGGCGAGTTAATGACCTCTCCCCCGTCCTTGTCCGCCAACCCGGCGAAATAGCGGAAGATGCCCACAATGTCGTCCATGTCCCAGCGGCTTTCTTCCACGGTCTTGCCCGTGTCCAGGCTTTCCAGCCTGGCCAGCTCTTCGCGGTCCCGCTTGATGAGGTCGGCCAGGCGAAAGAGCA
It encodes the following:
- a CDS encoding ABC transporter substrate-binding protein — protein: MSSGFRRLAVALLFIATIFCSTIPARAADKITVASVSWTGVTIKSEIAVDVLKSLGYRAENKVFSVPITYSALANGDADVFFGNWMPSMATIANKFFDSGKVIKYVANMPGAKYTLAVPTFCAQAGLKDFSDIAKFGDKLDWKIYGIEPGNDGNQIIQNMIDKNMFGLGKFKLVASSEVAMLSQVQAYAANRKWIVFLGWAPHSMNERIDMTYLTGSTDATFGANDGTATVWTNIRKGLEQDNPNISKLFNNMTFPVAMMNQIMTSVHKDASLGLAKAGLVWLKAHPEMYEKWLNGVTTTAGKPGAPAFKAYLDSKA
- the betB gene encoding betaine-aldehyde dehydrogenase, which produces MIKSMLYIDGKWVDSLAGATRNIINPFDGSVIATVPEGTREDAKAAISAARTAFDNGGWPQTPAAERGRLLFRLADLIKRDREELARLESLDTGKTVEESRWDMDDIVGIFRYFAGLADKDGGEVINSPIPDSTSTLVREPVGVCGQISPWNYPLLQASWKMAPALAAGCTIVMKPSEITPLTTLKVTELAEEAGFPHGVVNTVLGPGAEVGAELSENVDVDLISFTGGIATGKTIMRAAAVNVKKVALELGGKNPNIIFDDADLDLAVDYALNGVFFHAGQICSAGARVMVQNGIHDRFVETLRERMAHIKMGNGFDEGTQMGPLISAEHLAKVEGYVDIARQEGAILELGGSRPDAPALAGGFFYLPTLFTGCTNDMRIVQEEVFGPVITVERFSSEDEAVERANSTIYGLSAGFWTRDPDRIERVSKRLRFGTIWVNDFNVYFVQAPWGGYKQSGLGRELGAVGLEEYTEIKHIYRNHATKALDWFGVKAE
- a CDS encoding SulP family inorganic anion transporter, coding for MKVLNYDFKHLRGDVCGGLTAGIVALPLALAFGVASGAGAAAGLYGAIALGLFAAVFGGTQTQISGPTGPMTIVAASAVAAFPGHPQYIIAVFLIAGLGQIVLGSARLGTFVRFIPYPVVSGFMNGIGVIIILLQLEPLLGLPSVSSPMAALLGLGSALGSIQMQSLMLGVLTIAIVFLVPARITRVVPSPLIALLVGTAIAWEGHFDVAMIGAIPSALPHPTMPGFEASQVGRIVGLGLALAVLGTIDSLLTSVVADSLTRKKHDSNRELIGQGIGNMISAILGGLPGAGATMRTVVNIKAGGTTRVSGVIHAALLLAILLGLGPLASHIPMAVLAGILVKVGVDIIDYRLLSLVKRAPRTDLLVMVVVFGVTVFIDLIVAVGVGVTLAAAMVAVRTARQCSVSVSEVEDRPLDDLAEDAIQRETDYRIQVVTIRGPFFFGTTANMQDKFSSMLGTQVLVVNCLDVPFMDISAVFALGETIEKLQAARITVLLAVTAEQRESLQKLGMGKLLAPDAYYGSHEAVLAAARKLLAQRHQRESMVPRISGAAS
- a CDS encoding cytidylate kinase family protein, which codes for MTAITIFNGCFCDARPVAERVAEITGYRLVEDREIVADAARLSGLNKAMIAGMFSVEAGEFGMNGPDRNQVVSWLRHAVARKLANEKNLVFWGYTALLAPRDCGNILSVCLVNETNDRVWTACRDGELTEPEAREFMAADDRVRGEWVVCVTERNDPWSEALYDMIVPVGALGVRQSAYLIVEQLANAMVRDSAADRARLEDFGLAAEVQAELARHGHDVAVSARAGALTLSLESHDSTLKNGTRCLFDKVSEFKGVRGVEIGTGQRYNPNDVFQRAACDRPHFAGEAFEDAECLSAGAEDIALTETIRAHLPYDAWGVSVFVKDGFVSLAVNDHGKLLDRMARRICGLATAMDGVTGVEFGIGREYHQGAACARIRRERCLAVLADDKRKFVPTLSPRLRQGGEMGSFALYDGKSAFFTMDEHDPEVVLLDMPTSHGTDVLRQFKRDHPETEVLVLSGREGDDHEACLNLGAFACLKKPVNTAALSETIRAACEKYRSISCP